The Procambarus clarkii isolate CNS0578487 chromosome 24, FALCON_Pclarkii_2.0, whole genome shotgun sequence genome includes a region encoding these proteins:
- the LOC138368144 gene encoding calphotin-like: protein MLTWVEVPTVEVPTVEVPTVEVPTVEVPTVEVPTVEVPTVQVPTVQVPTVEVPTVLVPAVQVPTVEVPTAEVPTVQVPTVEVPTVQVPTVEVPTAEVPTVQVPTVQVPTAEVPTVQVPTVQVPTVEVPTAEVPTVEVPTVQVPTVQVPTVQVPTVEVPTVLVPTAEVPTVQVTTVEVPTVEVPTAEVPTVQVPTVQVPTVQVPTVQVPTVQVPTVQVPTVEVPTVQVPTAEVPTVQVPTVEVPTVQVPTAEVPTVQVQTAEVPTVQVLTVEVPTVEVPTAEVPTVQVPTVQVPTVQVPTVEVPTVQVPTVEVPTVLVPTAEVPTVQVLTEEVSTEEVPTEEVPTVEVPTVEVPTVEVPTVQVPTVEVPTVQVPTVQVPTEEVPTAEVPTVQVPTEEVPTVEVLTVEVPTVEVPTVEVLTVEVPTVQVPTVQVTTVEVPTEEVPTEEVPTVEVPTVEVPTVEVPAVEVPTEEVPTVQVLTVEVPTVEVPTEEVPTVQVLTVEVPTVQVPTVEVPTVQVPTVEEPTVEVPTVEEPTVEVPTAEVPTVEVPTLEVPTVEVPTLEVPTVQVLTVEVPTVQVPTVEVPTVQVPTVEEPTVEVPTVEEPTVEVPTAEVPTEEVPTVEVPTVEVPTVEVLTLEVLTVEVPTVEEPTVQVPTVEVPTVEVPTVEVLTVEVPTVEVPSVEVPTVEVLTVEVSTVEVPTVEVPTVEVLTVEVLTVEVLTVKVLTRSTNSRSTNSKIPTVEVLTVKVPTVEVPTVEVRTVEVPTVEVLTVEVLTVEVTTVEVPTVEVTTVEVTTVEVTTVEVPTVEVTTVEVPTVEVLTEVTTVEVPTVEVPTVEVPTVEVPTVEVPTVEVLTVEVTTVEVLTAEVPTVEVLTVEVTTVEVTTVEVPTVEEPTVEVPTVEEPTVEVPTAEVPTEEVPTVEVPTVEVPTVEVLTLEVLTVEVPTVEEPTVQVPTVEVPTVEVPTVEVLTVEVPTVEVPSVEVPTVEVLTVEVSTVEVPTVEVPTVEVLTVEVLTVEVLTVKVLTRSTNSRSTNSKIEVTTEEVPTVQVPTVEILTVEVTTVEVPTVEVPTVEVLTVEVTTVKVPTVEVLTVEVTTVEVPTVEVPTVEVPTVEVLTVEVTTVEVPTVEVLTVEVPTVEVPTVEVPTVEVLTVEVLTVEVLTVKVLTRIEVPTVEVRTVEVPTVEVRTVEVPTVEVLTVEVLTVEVTTVEVPTVEVTTVEVTTVEVTTVEVPTVEVPTVEVPTVEVPTVEVPTVEVLTVEVTTVEVLTAEVPTVEVLTVEVTTVEVTTVEVPTVEVPTVEVPTVEVPTVEVPTVEVPTVEVPTVEVPTVEVPTVEVPTVEVLK, encoded by the exons TAGAAGTACCAACAGTAGAAGTACCAACAGTAGAAGTACCAACAGTAGAAGTACCAACAGTAGAAGTACCAACAGTAGAAGTACCAACAGTAGAAGTACCAACAGTACAAGTACCAACGGTACAAGTACCAACAGTAGAAGTACCAACAGTACTAGTACCAGCAGTACAAGTACCAACAGTAGAAGTACCAACAGCAGAAGTACCAACAGTACAAGTACCAACAGTAGAAGTACCAACAGTACAAGTACCAACAGTAGAAGTACCAACAGCAGAAGTACCAACAGTACAAGTACCAACAGTACAAGTACCAACAGCAGAAGTACCAACAGTACAAGTACCAACAGTACAAGTACCAACAGTAGAAGTACCAACAGCAGAAGTACCAACAGTAGAAGTACCAACAGTACAAGTACCAACAGTACAAGTACCAACAGTACAAGTACCAACAGTAGAAGTACCAACCGTACTAGTACCAACAGCAGAAGTACCAACAGTACAAGTAACAACAGTAGAAGTACCAACAGTAGAAGTACCAACAGCAGAAGTACCTACAGTACAAGTACCAACAGTACAAGTACCAACAGTACAAGTACCAACAGTACAAGTACCAACAGTACAAGTACCAACAGTACAAGTACCAACAGTAGAAGTACCAACAGTACAAGTACCAACAGCAGAAGTACCAACAGTACAAGTACCAACAGTAGAAGTACCAACAGTACAAGTACCAACAGCAGAAGTACCAACAGTACAAGTACAAACAGCAGAAGTACCAACAGTACAAGTACTAACAGTAGAAGTACCAACAGTAGAAGTACCAACAGCAGAAGTACCAACAGTACAAGTACCAACAGTACAAGTACCAACAGTACAAGTACCAACAGTAGAAGTACCAACAGTACAAGTACCAACAGTAGAAGTACCAACAGTACTAGTACCAACAGCAGAAGTACCAACAGTACAAGTACTAACAGAAGAAGTATCAACAGAAGAAGTACCAACAGAAGAAGTACCAACAGTAGAAGTACCAACAGTAGAAGTACCAACAGTAGAAGTACCAACAGTACAAGTACCAACAGTAGAAGTACCAACAGTACAAGTACCAACAGTACAAGTACCAACAGAAGAAGTACCAACAGCAGAAGTACCAACAGTACAAGTACCAACAGAAGAAGTACCAACAGTAGAAGTATTAACAGTAGAAGTACCAACAGTAGAAGTACCAACAGTAGAAGTATTAACAGTAGAAGTACCAACAGTACAAGTACCAACAGTACAAGTAACAACAGTAGAAGTACCAACAGAAGAAGTACCAACAGAAGAAGTACCAACAGTAGAAGTACCAACAGTAGAAGTACCAACAGTAGAAGTACCAGCAGTAGAAGTACCAACAGAAGAAGTACCAACAGTACAAGTACTAACAGTAGAAGTACCAACAGTAGAAGTACCAACAGAAGAAGTACCAACAGTACAAGTACTAACAGTAGAAGTACCAACAGTACAAGTACCAACAGTAGAAGTACCAACAGTACAAGTACCAACAGTAGAAGAACCAACAGTAGAAGTACCAACAGTAGAAGAACCAACAGTAGAAGTACCAACAGCAGAAGTACCAACAGTAGAAGTACCAACATTAGAAGTACCAACAGTAGAAGTACCAACATTAGAAGTACCAACAGTACAAGTACTAACAGTAGAAGTACCAACAGTACAAGTACCAACAGTAGAAGTACCAACAGTACAAGTACCAACAGTAGAAGAACCAACAGTAGAAGTACCAACAGTAGAAGAACCAACAGTAGAAGTACCAACAGCAGAAGTACCAACAGAAGAAGTACCAACAGTAGAAGTACCAACAGTAGAAGTACCAACAGTAGAAGTATTAACACTAGAAGTACTAACAGTAGAAGTACCAACAGTAGAAGAACCAACAGTACAAGTACCAACAGTAGAAGTACCAACAGTAGAAGTACCAACAGTAGAAGTATTAACAGTAGAAGTACCAACAGTAGAAGTACCATCAGTAGAAGTACCAACAGTAGAAGTATTAACAGTAGAAGTATCAACAGTAGAAGTACCAACAGTAGAAGTACCAACAGTAGAAGTATTAACAGTAGAAGTACTAACAGTAGAAGTACTAACAGTAAAAGTACTAACAAGAAGTACCAACAGTAGAAGTACTAACAGTAAAA TACCAACAGTAGAAGTACTAACAGTAAAAGTACCAACAGTAGAAGTACCAACAGTAGAAGTACGAACAGTAGAAGTACCAACAGTAGAAGTACTAACAGTAGAAGTACTAACAGTAGAAGTAACAACAGTAGAAGTACCAACAGTAGAAGTAACAACAGTAGAAGTAACAACAGTAGAAGTAACAACAGTAGAAGTACCAACAGTAGAAGTAACAACAGTAGAAGTACCAACAGTAGAAGTACTAACGGAAGTAACAACAGTAGAAGTACCAACAGTAGAAGTACCAACAGTAGAAGTACCAACAGTAGAAGTACCAACAGTAGAAGTACCAACAGTAGAAGTACTAACAGTAGAAGTAACAACAGTAGAAGTACTAACAGCAGAAGTACCAACAGTAGAAGTACTAACAGTAGAAGTAACAACAGTAGAAGTAACAACAGTAGAAGTACCAACAGTAGAAGAACCAACAGTAGAAGTACCAACAGTAGAAGAACCAACAGTAGAAGTACCAACAGCAGAAGTACCAACAGAAGAAGTACCAACAGTAGAAGTACCAACAGTAGAAGTACCAACAGTAGAAGTATTAACACTAGAAGTACTAACAGTAGAAGTACCAACAGTAGAAGAACCAACAGTACAAGTACCAACAGTAGAAGTACCAACAGTAGAAGTACCAACAGTAGAAGTATTAACAGTAGAAGTACCAACAGTAGAAGTACCATCAGTAGAAGTACCAACAGTAGAAGTATTAACAGTAGAAGTATCAACAGTAGAAGTACCAACAGTAGAAGTACCAACAGTAGAAGTATTAACAGTAGAAGTACTAACAGTAGAAGTACTAACAGTAAAAGTACTAACAAGAAGTACCAACAGTAGAAGTACTAACAGTAAAA TAGAAGTAACAACAGAAGAAGTACCAACAGTACAAGTACCAACAGTAGAAATACTGACAGTAGAAGTAACAACAGTAGAAGTACCAACAGTAGAAGTACCAACAGTAGAAGTACTAACAGTAGAAGTAACAACAGTAAAAGTACCAACAGTAGAAGTACTAACAGTAGAAGTAACAACAGTAGAAGTACCAACAGTAGAAGTACCAACAGTAGAAGTACCAACAGTAGAAGTACTAACAGTAGAAGTAACAACAGTAGAAGTACCAACAGTAGAAGTACTAACAGTAGAAGTACCAACAGTAGAAGTACCAACAGTAGAAGTACCAACAGTAGAAGTATTAACAGTAGAAGTACTAACAGTAGAAGTACTAACAGTAAAAGTACTAACAAGAA TAGAAGTACCAACAGTAGAAGTACGAACAGTAGAAGTACCAACAGTAGAAGTACGAACAGTAGAAGTACCAACAGTAGAAGTACTAACAGTAGAAGTACTAACAGTAGAAGTAACAACAGTAGAAGTACCAACAGTAGAAGTAACAACAGTAGAAGTAACAACAGTAGAAGTAACAACAGTAGAAGTACCAACAGTAGAAGTACCAACAGTAGAAGTACCAACAGTAGAAGTACCAACAGTAGAAGTACCAACAGTAGAAGTACTAACAGTAGAAGTAACAACAGTAGAAGTACTAACAGCAGAAGTACCAACAGTAGAAGTACTAACAGTAGAAGTAACAACAGTAGAAGTAACAACAGTAGAAGTACCAACAGTAGAAGTACCAACAGTAGAAGTACCAACAGTAGAAGTACCAACAGTAGAAGTACCAACAGTAGAAGTACCAACAGTAGAAGTACCAACAGTAGAAGTACCAACAGTAGAAGTACCAACAGTAGAAGTACCAACAGTAGAAGTACTAAAGTAA
- the LOC138368145 gene encoding platelet binding protein GspB-like has product MRVCHSKLPDRPPNICPDLRGLGLLELKPPKRALVAAPDCYASAQARLKPAPKPGPSQRPSQRLSQAQASDQASDQASAEASDQASDQASDQASAQASDQASDEASDQASDEASDQASDQASDQASDEASAQASDQASDQASDQASAQASDQASDQASDQASDQASAQASDQASDQASDQASDEASAQASDQASDQASDQASAQASDQASDQASDQASDQASAQASDQASDEASDQASDEASAQASDQASDEASAQASDQALENKSQ; this is encoded by the exons ATGAGGGTGTGTCACtccaagctcccggacaggccccccaaTATCTGTCCTGACCTGAGGGGGTTGGGCCTTTTGGAACTTAAACCTCCAAAGAGAGCTCTGGTTGCTGCACCAGACTGTTAC GCCAGCGCCCAAGCCAGGCTCAAGCCAGCGCCCAAACCAGGCCCAAGCCAGCGCCCAAGCCAGCGATTAAGCCAGGCCCAAGCCAGCGACCAAGCTAGCGACCAAGCTAGCGCCGAAGCCAGTGACCAAGCCAGCGACCAAGCTAGCGACCAAGCTAGCGCCCAAGCCAGCGACCAAGCTAGCGACGAAGCCAGCGACCAAGCTAGCGACGAAGCCAGCGACCAAGCTAGCGACCAAGCCAGCGACCAAGCTAGCGACGAAGCCAGCGCCCAAGCCAGCGACCAAGCTAGCGACCAAGCCAGCGACCAAGCTAGCGCCCAAGCCAGCGACCAAGCTAGCGACCAAGCCAGCGACCAAGCTAGCGACCAAGCTAGCGCCCAAGCCAGCGACCAAGCTAGCGACCAAGCCAGCGACCAAGCTAGCGACGAAGCCAGCGCCCAAGCCAGCGACCAAGCTAGCGACCAAGCCAGCGACCAAGCTAGCGCCCAAGCCAGCGACCAAGCTAGCGACCAAGCCAGCGACCAAGCTAGCGACCAAGCTAGCGCCCAAGCCAGCGACCAAGCTAGCGACGAAGCCAGCGACCAAGCTAGCGACGAAGCCAGCGCCCAAGCCAGCGACCAAGCTAGCGACGAAGCCAGCGCCCAAGCCAGCGACCAAGCCCTGGAGAACAAAAGCCAGTGA
- the LOC138368146 gene encoding uncharacterized protein: protein MAASEHTEGVDEPQSPSGSSLYLRDLAASLWVAVPPGAGQCDPGAGQCDPGAGQRDPGAGQCDPGAGQCDPGAGQRDPGAGQRDPGAGQCDPGAGQCDPGAGQRDPGAGQGDPGAGQCDPGAGQCDPGAGQCDPGAGQCDPGAGQRDPGAGQCDPGAGQCDPGAGQRDPGAGQCDPGAGQCDPGAGQCDPGAGQCDPGAGQRDPGAGQCDPGAGQRDPGAGQCDPGDGQCDPGAGQCDPGAGQCDPGAGQCDPGAGQCDPGAGQCDPGAGQCDPGAGQCDPGAGQCDPGAGQCDPGAGQCDPGAGQCDPGAGQCDPGAGQCDPGAGQCDPGAGQCDPGAGQRDPGAGQCDPGAGQCDPGAGQCDPGAGQCDPGAGQRDPGAGQCDPGAGQCDPGAGQCDPGAGQCDPGAGQCDPGAGQCDPGAGQCDPGAGQCDPGAGQRDPGAGQCDPGAGQCDPGAGQRDPGAGQCDPGAGQCDPGAGQGDPGAGQCDPGAGQCDPGAGQCDPGAGQCDPGAGQCDPGAGQCDPGAGQCDPGAGQCDPGAGQCDPGAGQCDPGDGQGDPGAGQCDPGAGQCDPGAGQCDPGDGQGDPGAGQCDPGAGQCDPGADGQGDPGAGQCDPGAGQCDPGAGQCDPGAGQCDPGDGQCDPGDGQCDPGAGQCDPGAGQCDPGAGQCDPGAGQCDPGAGQCDPGAGQCDPGAGQCDPGAGQCDPGAGQCDPGDGQCDPGAGQCDPGAGQCDPGDGQCDPGAGQCDPGDGQCDPGAGQCDPGDGQGDPGAGQCDPGAGQCDPGADQCDPGAGQCDPGADQCDPGAGQCDPGAGQCDPGAGQCDPGADQCDPGAGQCDPGADQCDPGAGQCDPGAGG from the exons ATGGCGGCGAGTGAACACACTGAGGGTGTCGACGAGCCCCAGAGTCCCTCAGGGAg ttctctatacttacgggatttggctgcttccctgtgggtagcAGTGCCACCTGGAGCTGGTCAGTGTGACCCTGGAGCTGGTCAGTGTGACCCTGGAGCTGGTCAACGTGACCCTGGAGCTGGTCAGTGTGACCCTGGAGCTGGTCAGTGTGACCCTGGAGCTGGTCAACGTGACCCTGGAGCTGGTCAACGTGACCCTGGAGCTGGTCAGTGTGACCCTGGAGCTGGTCAGTGTGACCCTGGAGCTGGTCAACGTGACCCTGGAGCTGGTCAGGGTGACCCTGGAGCTGGTCAGTGTGACCCTGGAGCTGGTCAGTGTGACCCCGGAGCTGGTCAGTGTGACCCTGGAGCTGGTCAGTGTGACCCTGGAGCTGGTCAACGTGACCCTGGAGCTGGTCAGTGTGACCCTGGAGCTGGTCAGTGTGACCCTGGAGCTGGTCAACGTGACCCTGGAGCTGGTCAGTGTGACCCTGGAGCTGGTCAGTGTGACCCTGGAGCTGGTCAGTGTGACCCTGGAGCTGGTCAGTGTGACCCTGGAGCTGGTCAACGTGACCCTGGAGCTGGTCAGTGTGACCCTGGAGCTGGTCAACGTGACCCTGGAGCTGGTCAGTGTGACCCTGGAGATGGTCAGTGTGACCCTGGAGCTGGTCAGTGTGACCCTGGAGCTGGTCAGTGTGACCCTGGAGCTGGTCAGTGTGACCCTGGAGCTGGTCAGTGTGACCCTGGAGCTGGTCAGTGTGACCCTGGAGCTGGTCAGTGTGACCCTGGAGCTGGTCAGTGTGACCCTGGAGCTGGTCAGTGTGACCCTGGAGCTGGTCAGTGTGACCCTGGAGCTGGTCAGTGTGACCCTGGAGCTGGTCAGTGTGACCCTGGAGCTGGTCAGTGTGACCCTGGAGCTGGTCAGTGTGACCCTGGAGCTGGTCAGTGTGACCCTGGAGCTGGTCAGTGTGACCCTGGAGCTGGTCAACGTGACCCTGGAGCTGGTCAGTGTGACCCTGGAGCTGGTCAGTGTGACCCTGGAGCTGGTCAGTGTGACCCTGGAGCTGGTCAGTGTGACCCTGGAGCTGGTCAACGTGACCCTGGAGCTGGTCAGTGTGACCCTGGAGCTGGTCAGTGTGACCCTGGAGCTGGTCAGTGTGACCCTGGAGCTGGTCAGTGTGACCCTGGAGCTGGTCAGTGTGACCCTGGAGCTGGTCAGTGTGACCCTGGAGCTGGTCAGTGTGACCCTGGAGCTGGTCAGTGTGACCCTGGAGCTGGTCAGCGTGACCCTGGAGCTGGTCAGTGTGACCCTGGAGCTGGTCAGTGTGACCCTGGAGCTGGTCAGCGTGACCCTGGAGCTGGTCAGTGTGACCCTGGAGCTGGTCAGTGTGACCCTGGAGCTGGTCAGGGTGaccctggagcaggtcagtgtgacCCTGGAGCTGGTCAGTGTGACCCTGGAGCTGGTCAGTGTGACCCTGGAGCTGGTCAGTGTGACCCTGGAGCTGGTCAGTGTGACCCTGGAGCTGGTCAGTGTGACCCTGGAGCTGGTCAGTGTGACCCTGGAGCTGGTCAGTGTGACCCTGGAGCTGGTCAGTGTGACCCTGGAGCTGGTCAGTGTGACCCTGGAGATGGTCAGGGTGACCCTGGAGCTGGTCAGTGTGACCCTGGAGCTGGTCAGTGTGACCCTGGAGCTGGTCAGTGTGACCCTGGAGATGGTCAGGGTGACCCTGGAGCTGGTCAGTGTGACCCTGGAGCTGGTCAGTGTGACCCTGGAGCTG ATGGTCAGGGTGACCCTGGAGCTGGTCAGTGTGACCCTGGAGCTGGTCAGTGTGACCCTGGAGCTGGTCAGTGTGACCCTGGAGCTGGTCAGTGTGACCCTGGAGATGGTCAGTGTGACCCTGGAGATGGTCAGTGTGACCCTGGAGCTGGTCAGTGTGACCCTGGAGCTGGTCAGTGTGACCCTGGAGCTGGTCAGTGTGACCCTGGAGCTGGTCAGTGTGACCCTGGAGCTGGTCAGTGTGACCCTGGAGCTGGTCAGTGTGACCCTGGAGCTGGTCAGTGTGACCCTGGAGCTGGTCAGTGTGACCCTGGAGCTGGTCAGTGTGACCCTGGAGATGGTCAGTGTGACCCTGGAGCTGGTCAGTGTGaccctggagcaggtcagtgtgaccctggagatggtcagtgtgaccctggagctggtcagtgtgaccctggagatg gtcagtgtgaccctggagcaggtcagtgtgacCCTGGAGATGGTCAGGGTGACCCTGGAGCTGGTCAGTGTGACCCTGGAGCTGGTCAGTGTGACCCTGGAGCTGATCAGTGTGACCCTGGAGCTGGTCAGTGTGACCCTGGAGCTGATCAGTGTGACCCTGGAGCTGGTCAGTGTGACCCTGGAGCTGGTCAGTGTGACCCTGGAGCTGGTCAGTGTGACCCTGGAGCTGATCAGTGTGACCCTGGAGCTGGTCAGTGTGACCCTGGAGCTGATCAGTGTGACCCTGGAGCTGGTCAGTGTGACCCTGGAGCTGGTGGTTGA